Proteins encoded by one window of Candidatus Hydrogenedentota bacterium:
- a CDS encoding dipeptidase yields the protein MIGGLAAFMFVPPLFDYYNNAVVRDAPFAPSAEAKTLHDALFVADFHSDSLLWNRDLLVENARGHVDLPRLAKGNDALQVFSVVTKTPKKMNFEMNSGDTDNIITLAIMQRWPRNTYSSLLERAIYQAEKLHATARRSNGALTVITSGRGLDAFLDKRNENRNAVAGILSIEGMQCAEGKLDNIQTLYSVGFRMMGITHFFDNELGGSAHGVSKGGLTPFGRDCVKKMEELHILVDVAHASPAVIDDVLAMATRPVVLSHGGVKGTCNNVRNISDEHIKGIAKTGGVVGVAYFDTAVCGNDVKAIVAAIRYVADIGGIDHVGLGSDFDGVVTTPFDTAGLAEITEELRKQGVPGVDIAKIMGGNALRLLRQSLPES from the coding sequence ATGATCGGCGGACTTGCCGCGTTCATGTTCGTGCCGCCCTTGTTCGACTACTACAACAACGCCGTCGTTCGCGACGCACCGTTCGCGCCTTCCGCCGAGGCAAAAACGTTGCACGACGCCCTGTTCGTGGCGGATTTCCATTCGGACTCGCTGCTGTGGAACCGAGACCTCCTCGTCGAGAACGCGCGAGGCCACGTCGACCTCCCACGACTCGCGAAGGGCAATGACGCACTGCAGGTGTTCTCCGTGGTTACGAAGACGCCCAAGAAAATGAACTTCGAGATGAACTCCGGCGATACCGATAACATCATTACGCTCGCGATCATGCAGCGTTGGCCGAGAAACACCTACTCGAGCCTTCTTGAGCGCGCCATTTATCAGGCAGAGAAGTTGCATGCCACGGCGCGCCGGTCGAACGGCGCGCTTACCGTCATCACTTCCGGCCGCGGATTGGACGCGTTCCTCGACAAACGCAACGAAAATCGGAATGCTGTCGCGGGTATCCTGAGCATCGAGGGTATGCAATGCGCCGAGGGTAAACTCGACAACATTCAAACGCTCTACAGTGTAGGCTTTCGCATGATGGGTATTACCCACTTCTTCGACAACGAACTCGGCGGCTCTGCGCACGGCGTGTCCAAGGGCGGCCTTACTCCGTTTGGCCGCGATTGTGTGAAGAAGATGGAAGAGCTGCACATTCTCGTCGATGTCGCTCATGCGTCCCCCGCGGTAATCGACGATGTGCTTGCCATGGCTACGCGCCCGGTCGTTCTGTCGCATGGCGGCGTCAAGGGTACCTGCAACAATGTTAGGAACATCAGCGACGAACATATCAAAGGCATCGCAAAGACCGGCGGCGTTGTCGGTGTCGCGTACTTCGATACCGCCGTGTGCGGGAATGACGTAAAGGCCATCGTCGCTGCGATTCGATATGTCGCGGACATCGGCGGAATCGATCACGTCGGGCTCGGCTCCGATTTCGACGGCGTCGTCACGACTCCGTTCGATACGGCGGGTCTCGCCGAGATCACCGAAGAACTCCGAAAGCAGGGTGTTCCCGGCGTCGACATCGCGAAAATTATGGGCGGCAACGCGCTGCGCTTGCTTCGCCAGTCCCTCCCCGAATCGTGA
- a CDS encoding polysaccharide biosynthesis C-terminal domain-containing protein has product MNYARQFAQHAALTVLTTLLTGALFYVLRIVLYKNLSQDEYGLFYVVFSCVMIVQTIVTFGFDPGLVPFITRYREEGDPSAIKSIALGSLVPQGFITAFVVAAFLAVPPLAAPWVAAFPDAPALFRTLAHPASASLFRILALHAVLVLMFKCAQQVLLGLQAIAWRNAADLARAILCLGSAVALLHAGWGIRATAAAYTLGALAEAAVLAIALWVSFPHIVRARFTWRPEAVRHVFDSGKWLSAGFGGIVVFSSVDTMIISLVRKELLDAAAYQIALPTITIMYSLMIAAGISLLPMVRTLWLRKEYALLTEGVQRIYDTAIGVMLPAGVLIASGSDVLMTTLFGKNVLNAGDAFDVLAVGGIAFFLSYINLHVLAGIDQARAAGVAVICGLVFDVALSVPLTYAFGIRGAAIAGVLGYACVMGTSLVVIRRALAIRVSIKAIMVSVLISAGCGLAAHVLRRYGLIHLDHPVTSAVSGALLLALALAALEFIGIIHLRHLITTIKGGQVQTIREHNPKCD; this is encoded by the coding sequence ATGAATTACGCCCGGCAGTTTGCGCAGCACGCGGCTCTGACAGTGCTGACAACGCTGCTGACCGGGGCGCTGTTCTACGTGTTGCGCATAGTCCTGTACAAGAACCTGTCGCAGGACGAGTACGGCCTGTTCTACGTCGTGTTTTCCTGCGTCATGATCGTACAGACCATCGTCACGTTCGGTTTCGATCCGGGGCTGGTGCCGTTCATCACGCGCTATCGCGAGGAAGGAGATCCCAGCGCAATCAAATCGATCGCGTTGGGATCGCTTGTTCCCCAGGGATTCATCACGGCATTCGTCGTTGCCGCCTTTTTGGCCGTGCCGCCCCTGGCCGCGCCGTGGGTGGCGGCGTTTCCGGATGCGCCCGCGTTGTTCCGCACGCTTGCGCACCCGGCGTCGGCGTCGTTGTTCCGCATTCTCGCGCTGCACGCGGTGCTGGTGCTGATGTTCAAATGCGCGCAGCAGGTGCTGCTTGGCTTGCAGGCCATTGCCTGGCGCAACGCCGCCGACCTTGCGCGCGCGATTTTGTGCTTGGGCAGCGCTGTTGCGTTGCTGCACGCCGGTTGGGGAATCCGCGCGACCGCCGCGGCGTACACCCTCGGCGCACTTGCCGAGGCGGCGGTGCTGGCCATTGCGCTGTGGGTGTCTTTCCCGCATATAGTTCGCGCGCGCTTCACGTGGCGTCCGGAGGCCGTGCGCCACGTGTTCGATTCGGGGAAGTGGCTGAGCGCCGGGTTCGGCGGGATCGTTGTGTTTTCTTCCGTCGATACGATGATCATTTCGCTCGTGCGCAAGGAACTTCTCGACGCGGCCGCGTACCAGATTGCACTGCCCACCATCACGATCATGTACAGCCTGATGATCGCGGCGGGCATCAGCCTGTTGCCGATGGTGCGGACCTTGTGGCTCCGTAAGGAGTACGCGTTATTGACCGAGGGTGTGCAACGCATCTACGACACGGCGATTGGAGTCATGTTGCCCGCGGGGGTGCTTATCGCGTCCGGCTCGGACGTGCTCATGACGACGCTGTTCGGGAAAAACGTGCTGAACGCAGGGGACGCGTTTGACGTGTTGGCAGTCGGGGGCATTGCGTTCTTCCTTTCGTATATCAACCTGCACGTGCTCGCGGGAATCGACCAGGCGAGGGCTGCGGGCGTAGCGGTCATCTGCGGACTCGTCTTCGACGTCGCGCTCAGCGTGCCGCTTACGTATGCATTTGGAATCCGCGGCGCCGCCATCGCGGGAGTGCTCGGATATGCCTGCGTCATGGGTACCAGCCTTGTCGTCATTCGCCGCGCGTTGGCGATTCGGGTATCCATTAAGGCGATCATGGTCAGCGTGCTGATAAGCGCCGGCTGCGGGCTCGCTGCGCACGTGCTCAGGCGCTATGGGCTCATACATCTCGATCACCCGGTCACGAGCGCCGTATCGGGAGCGCTCCTTCTCGCGTTGGCGCTGGCCGCGCTAGAATTTATTGGAATTATTCATTTGCGTCATTTAATAACCACCATCAAGGGTGGGCAGGTGCAAACAATCCGCGAGCACAACCCGAAATGCGATTGA
- a CDS encoding M4 family metallopeptidase, with protein sequence MRSGKLVIFAVGVAFVCAASAPYALADTEDAVRGVLTTMSGPNMLDNPRSSTTPEGYLRHVAAPSGNAFQPSPSAKKAGAPDAIAKSFLKEHDAAFGIHAGVTFTTNRVKSENARTFVKLDQVYKGVPVFGAQAIVQMKPDGGIVSILSDIMRDAPRVYSGELSLTPLLDGDEAAILAAGVLEDENPGIDFETNDPALYLYAPPVIGATGAVRLVYIVEASNAGAAVVIAERILIDAHSGATALRIPMILEAKNRTIYDAENVPDAIGTLRRAEGQPATNIHDVDAAYDFYGDTYDFYLSEHGRDSIDGAGMTMDATVRFCYGFCPFRNAFWDGVRMFFGEGWVTDDVVGHELTHGVTQHESNLIYSYESGALNESFSDVWGEFIDLANAAGTDTPEVKWLVGEDIANRGAIRSMKNPPAMSDPDTYLGPFWVFDSSDNGGVHTNSGVSNKLCYLLTDGDTFNGYIIDPMGIPTVAELYYECQTNLLGEGSDYPDFGNQLIVAAENLGLNDDEIDNVERALYATRILEFKFDPLRHFRAAGRSGDSRVALTWKNPTGGDFTGVDVVRNSDRFPVNNTDGTVIASVINGAESLVDTPGGGAGTDFYYGIFPRSGSFPGNLPLFARGTVGVDVNFLTEAFSNGTDLSNTQITIVPAGAVPLIGPATEKPEVYFNYTTYDAHGASAVKIAPNFDGTLPVAKEDYFLLSMADDGAVAFESSIPIPFFGRLMGDLIVSANGFIAAATDQYEAVTLNPTISRTSHFATPRISFLYSDLDPRSGGEVWARTLDDRLVITFEEVPSFDSSNLGTPGETFGNTVQCELFYGGQIRFTYLALTAERAVVGISDGNGVPLDVNDILNGQSADPADSNLNSLPDSVGLELQPVPIAFLEPGTVHEFTATALSTQGPPTYAMFPLTELGVPQMTGATLDAQTGEFSWDTTGVSDGVYGMILCAAAGQLTSCQIITAIVVTSDVLPQATNLSLTPTSPTDSDNLVASYTYVHPSLPQGPSTIYWFKDNAIVPAYTNLTVVPRAATKPGDLWYFQVLPATVSIGTYGGQPIYLRGAPVLSNAVSVGADMKLDTNGDGKVNSVDLQLVVRGLLGTSEQGIDPDVNGDGKEDASDVQTMINYILEKR encoded by the coding sequence ATGCGGTCCGGCAAGCTTGTGATTTTTGCAGTGGGGGTGGCTTTTGTGTGCGCCGCGTCGGCGCCGTACGCGCTGGCGGATACCGAAGATGCGGTGCGCGGCGTGCTGACGACGATGTCCGGCCCTAACATGCTGGACAATCCCCGCAGTTCGACAACCCCGGAGGGCTACCTGCGCCACGTCGCCGCGCCTTCCGGTAACGCATTTCAACCAAGTCCATCGGCAAAGAAGGCGGGCGCGCCAGACGCGATCGCCAAGTCGTTCTTGAAAGAACACGACGCTGCGTTCGGAATTCACGCCGGGGTGACGTTCACAACCAACCGTGTGAAGTCGGAAAACGCGCGCACGTTCGTCAAATTGGATCAGGTGTACAAAGGCGTCCCGGTGTTCGGCGCGCAGGCGATTGTTCAGATGAAGCCCGACGGCGGAATTGTTTCCATCCTGAGCGACATAATGCGTGACGCTCCGCGCGTGTACTCGGGTGAGTTGTCGCTGACTCCATTGTTGGATGGCGACGAAGCGGCGATTCTAGCGGCCGGGGTACTGGAAGACGAAAACCCGGGCATCGACTTTGAGACAAACGATCCCGCGCTATACTTGTATGCGCCTCCGGTGATCGGCGCAACAGGCGCAGTGCGATTGGTCTACATCGTTGAAGCGAGCAACGCAGGCGCCGCCGTGGTGATCGCGGAGCGGATATTGATAGACGCGCACAGCGGCGCAACGGCCCTGCGCATACCCATGATCCTCGAGGCGAAGAATCGCACCATCTACGACGCGGAGAACGTGCCGGACGCAATCGGAACTTTGCGGCGCGCGGAAGGTCAGCCCGCCACAAACATCCACGATGTGGATGCCGCGTACGACTTTTACGGCGACACGTATGATTTCTACTTATCCGAACACGGCCGCGACAGCATAGACGGCGCGGGTATGACGATGGATGCCACCGTGCGCTTTTGCTATGGATTCTGCCCTTTCCGAAATGCGTTCTGGGACGGCGTGCGGATGTTCTTCGGCGAAGGCTGGGTGACTGACGACGTCGTCGGCCACGAACTTACACACGGCGTAACGCAACATGAGTCGAATTTAATCTATTCGTATGAGTCAGGCGCGCTTAATGAATCATTCTCAGATGTTTGGGGCGAATTTATCGATTTGGCGAATGCAGCCGGAACGGATACGCCGGAAGTCAAGTGGCTAGTTGGTGAGGACATTGCGAATCGCGGAGCGATTCGCAGCATGAAAAACCCGCCGGCCATGTCCGATCCGGACACGTATTTGGGGCCATTCTGGGTATTCGATTCGAGTGACAATGGAGGTGTCCACACGAATTCCGGCGTGAGCAACAAACTGTGCTATCTCCTAACCGACGGCGACACGTTCAATGGCTACATCATCGACCCCATGGGCATTCCGACCGTGGCCGAACTTTACTATGAGTGCCAGACCAATCTCCTCGGCGAGGGTTCGGATTACCCCGACTTCGGCAACCAGTTGATTGTCGCGGCGGAGAACCTCGGGCTGAACGATGACGAAATCGACAATGTTGAGCGGGCGCTGTACGCGACGCGGATTCTCGAGTTTAAGTTCGATCCGCTGCGCCATTTCCGCGCCGCGGGCCGGTCGGGTGACAGCCGCGTCGCCTTGACGTGGAAAAACCCGACAGGTGGCGATTTTACTGGAGTAGATGTTGTCCGCAATTCCGACCGGTTCCCGGTGAACAATACCGATGGCACCGTTATCGCCTCGGTCATCAATGGGGCTGAAAGCCTGGTGGATACGCCGGGCGGCGGCGCGGGGACGGACTTTTATTACGGCATCTTTCCCCGTAGTGGCAGCTTCCCAGGCAACCTACCGCTGTTCGCGCGCGGGACAGTCGGGGTTGATGTGAACTTTTTGACTGAAGCGTTTTCGAACGGGACTGACCTATCGAACACGCAGATTACGATCGTTCCCGCCGGCGCAGTGCCGCTTATCGGCCCCGCTACGGAAAAGCCTGAGGTGTACTTTAACTACACGACGTACGACGCGCACGGTGCAAGCGCGGTAAAAATTGCGCCCAATTTTGACGGGACGCTTCCTGTAGCGAAGGAGGACTACTTCTTGCTCTCGATGGCGGATGACGGGGCGGTCGCATTCGAATCGAGTATTCCGATCCCGTTTTTTGGACGATTAATGGGTGACCTGATTGTCTCGGCGAACGGGTTCATTGCCGCGGCGACCGACCAGTACGAGGCAGTGACCCTTAACCCAACCATAAGCCGAACGAGCCACTTTGCGACGCCGCGAATTTCGTTCCTCTACTCCGATCTGGACCCGAGGAGCGGCGGAGAGGTTTGGGCGCGCACACTCGATGATCGACTGGTTATCACATTCGAAGAGGTACCGTCTTTTGATTCGAGCAACCTTGGCACACCCGGCGAAACGTTTGGAAACACGGTGCAGTGCGAGTTGTTCTATGGCGGACAAATCCGGTTCACATATCTTGCCCTTACCGCCGAGCGCGCCGTCGTCGGCATCTCCGACGGAAACGGCGTACCGCTGGACGTCAACGACATACTCAACGGCCAAAGCGCGGACCCGGCCGATTCCAACCTGAATTCATTGCCGGATTCGGTAGGGCTCGAGTTGCAACCGGTACCGATTGCGTTCCTCGAACCGGGCACGGTCCACGAGTTCACGGCAACGGCGCTTTCGACGCAGGGTCCACCGACCTACGCGATGTTCCCGTTGACTGAGCTCGGTGTACCTCAGATGACTGGGGCAACGCTCGACGCACAGACTGGGGAGTTCAGTTGGGACACGACAGGCGTCTCAGACGGTGTGTACGGCATGATCCTGTGTGCCGCTGCGGGCCAGCTCACGTCGTGCCAGATTATCACCGCTATTGTTGTTACATCAGATGTATTGCCGCAGGCGACGAATCTGTCGCTCACGCCGACCTCGCCGACGGACAGCGACAATCTCGTTGCGAGCTACACGTACGTGCATCCGTCTTTGCCGCAGGGTCCGTCCACGATCTACTGGTTTAAGGACAATGCCATCGTGCCGGCGTACACGAACCTGACGGTCGTGCCGCGCGCGGCGACAAAGCCGGGCGACTTATGGTACTTCCAGGTGCTTCCGGCGACCGTTTCCATCGGGACGTATGGCGGGCAACCCATATACCTGCGCGGCGCCCCGGTACTATCGAACGCGGTAAGCGTCGGGGCCGACATGAAGCTGGACACCAACGGCGACGGCAAGGTGAACTCGGTTGATCTGCAACTCGTGGTGCGCGGATTGTTGGGTACATCCGAGCAGGGCATCGATCCGGACGTGAACGGCGACGGGAAGGAAGACGCCTCAGACGTTCAGACGATGATCAACTATATACTCGAGAAGCGTTAG
- a CDS encoding glycerophosphodiester phosphodiesterase, giving the protein MRFYATLCAAVLAFAAAASAQSPAHKPFFSKQILLGAHRGGASQWPENTLYCFQEVLKAHPDVLLETDARLTSDGAVVLMHDKTVDRTTNGTGEVSTMSLAQVKALDAGHKFSTDNGATFPHRGKGLTIPTLKEVLDALPGSHVLVELKGEPALADAAIAVIRDAKAEDRVLLASFVPPTMDRARELAPSMAYCYDMKTGTSLLMALRGPKWADYLPQADVLSIDQGMIARYNMTSEEIKRMQEKGIRFQVHTINDPHRMREFVMQGVDSILTDNPSELAAVIAESRTATK; this is encoded by the coding sequence ATGAGGTTTTATGCAACGCTCTGCGCGGCAGTACTTGCGTTCGCGGCTGCCGCGTCCGCGCAATCGCCTGCGCACAAGCCTTTCTTTTCCAAGCAAATCCTTCTCGGTGCGCACCGTGGCGGCGCCTCCCAATGGCCGGAGAACACGCTGTATTGCTTCCAGGAAGTGTTGAAGGCCCATCCTGACGTGCTGCTCGAAACCGACGCGCGCCTTACGTCGGACGGGGCCGTCGTTCTAATGCACGACAAGACCGTCGACCGGACGACAAACGGCACGGGCGAAGTCTCCACGATGTCGTTGGCGCAGGTGAAGGCCCTCGACGCGGGACACAAATTCTCGACCGACAACGGCGCGACCTTTCCGCACCGTGGAAAAGGCCTGACAATTCCGACTCTCAAGGAAGTGCTCGACGCGCTACCGGGCTCCCATGTCCTTGTCGAGCTCAAAGGCGAACCCGCGCTCGCCGACGCGGCAATCGCCGTCATTCGCGATGCCAAGGCCGAAGACCGCGTATTGCTCGCATCGTTCGTCCCGCCGACGATGGACCGCGCGCGCGAACTGGCCCCGTCGATGGCCTACTGCTACGACATGAAAACCGGCACGTCCCTGCTGATGGCATTGCGTGGTCCCAAGTGGGCGGACTATTTGCCGCAAGCGGATGTCCTCTCGATCGATCAGGGTATGATCGCCCGCTATAACATGACCTCCGAAGAAATTAAGAGAATGCAGGAGAAAGGGATTCGATTTCAGGTCCACACGATCAACGATCCGCACCGTATGAGGGAGTTTGTCATGCAGGGCGTGGACAGCATTCTTACCGACAACCCGTCCGAGCTCGCCGCGGTCATTGCCGAGTCCAGGACGGCAACGAAGTAA
- the lepB gene encoding signal peptidase I, with protein sequence MAIDGDEIAKLHAEAKRIRKNFRYIHKDLKRSPENIDLLRQRDHLRKRYEQIQARLNEAKAAGDAVPREQEDDSDGEAIDMSIFEPKPYEIPAAVNVKQRAAVSGGLGGSMISAKDIRNIVSVALLIIVLPFFYLYFVKGMRFYEVPTKSMEPTLKPGDRIIAVRPPRYERGDVVVLPDPQNPGDFLVKRLVAFGADTIEIANGNLFVNGQPVGETYTNGPAEGKLALTTVPDGNVYLLGDNRNDSEDSRAWGPRPIADLVGRVWFVYAPSGRRGSLANHAAAFSDVPAP encoded by the coding sequence ATGGCAATAGACGGCGACGAAATCGCAAAGCTTCATGCGGAAGCGAAACGCATTCGAAAGAATTTTCGCTACATTCACAAGGACCTGAAGCGTTCGCCGGAGAATATCGATCTACTGCGGCAGCGCGACCATCTGAGGAAGCGGTACGAGCAGATTCAGGCGCGTTTGAACGAGGCAAAAGCGGCGGGCGACGCCGTGCCGCGGGAGCAGGAGGACGACTCGGACGGCGAGGCCATTGACATGTCCATCTTCGAACCGAAGCCGTACGAGATTCCGGCGGCGGTAAACGTTAAGCAGCGGGCCGCAGTTTCCGGGGGCCTGGGAGGATCGATGATTTCGGCGAAAGACATTCGAAACATCGTCAGCGTCGCGCTTTTGATCATCGTGCTGCCGTTTTTCTACCTGTACTTCGTTAAGGGAATGCGTTTTTACGAAGTGCCGACGAAATCCATGGAGCCGACGTTGAAGCCGGGCGACCGGATTATCGCGGTCCGCCCGCCGCGCTACGAACGCGGCGACGTGGTCGTGCTGCCCGATCCGCAGAATCCCGGCGACTTCCTGGTCAAGCGGCTTGTCGCGTTCGGCGCTGACACGATTGAGATCGCGAACGGCAACCTGTTCGTCAACGGGCAGCCCGTCGGCGAGACGTACACAAACGGACCGGCGGAAGGAAAGCTTGCGTTGACGACGGTCCCTGACGGAAACGTGTACCTGCTTGGCGACAACCGAAACGATAGCGAGGATAGCCGCGCGTGGGGGCCAAGGCCAATTGCTGATTTGGTGGGCCGCGTGTGGTTTGTCTACGCGCCGTCGGGGAGGCGAGGTTCGCTGGCAAACCATGCCGCCGCGTTTTCAGACGTTCCGGCGCCGTAA
- a CDS encoding MFS transporter: MGIPVIADFSRLTGGSRRFLFFIVFNVVSWQCIVGPAMILFARSLDIQPSLVGFLISFMPLSMLLVGLTVPLVNHYGPKRVMLTGWLLRNLLAGAVFLIPLVRGWGLHYAQFVLVASILAFCILRAMGAGGWLPWLHELVPVDQRGAYFSMEAAITQLTSVAVALVQAVLLTGPADDWRFLMVYGIGIAAGLASLVWMALIPGGGPTRATAAPEVSYVGYRAAFRDHAFMAFVVTAAFGYSALTWLLGSALVLYMRDALTLTPAVIMSITAAGSMGIFLTIASWGRFADYAGSAAAMFWSMLGHAVCALLCMALVPGAAWTKVALWSVFVVASVFNAAFNVAANRAMLGYICAQRRVVYSNIWSIGTSLAIGITPIAAGYLIDHLHGVGFYACFSLAALFSVACGFLSRVFVREANRGAAAAPIAQAEPATALNQPAGAAPSAADATRLAS, encoded by the coding sequence GTGGGTATCCCTGTCATAGCGGACTTCAGCAGGTTGACCGGCGGTTCGCGCCGCTTCCTGTTCTTCATCGTCTTCAACGTTGTTTCCTGGCAATGCATCGTCGGCCCGGCGATGATCCTGTTCGCCCGCTCGCTCGATATTCAGCCCTCGCTGGTTGGCTTCCTGATTTCCTTTATGCCCCTGTCCATGCTGCTCGTCGGCCTGACCGTACCGCTGGTAAACCACTACGGCCCGAAACGCGTCATGCTCACCGGCTGGCTGCTGCGCAATCTGCTCGCCGGCGCGGTCTTCCTGATCCCACTCGTGCGCGGATGGGGTCTTCACTACGCGCAGTTCGTGCTTGTCGCGAGCATCCTCGCATTCTGCATTTTGCGCGCAATGGGTGCCGGCGGTTGGTTGCCCTGGCTTCACGAGCTGGTGCCCGTCGATCAGCGCGGCGCCTATTTCAGCATGGAAGCCGCGATCACCCAGTTGACCAGTGTCGCCGTTGCGCTGGTTCAGGCGGTGCTCCTTACCGGCCCAGCCGACGACTGGCGCTTCCTCATGGTCTACGGCATCGGCATAGCCGCCGGGTTGGCCAGCCTTGTATGGATGGCGCTGATCCCCGGCGGCGGTCCGACCCGCGCCACGGCGGCGCCGGAAGTAAGTTACGTCGGCTACCGTGCCGCGTTTCGAGACCACGCTTTCATGGCGTTCGTCGTCACTGCGGCGTTCGGCTATTCCGCCCTGACCTGGCTGCTCGGTTCCGCGCTCGTGCTGTACATGCGCGACGCGCTGACGCTGACGCCCGCTGTCATCATGAGCATTACGGCGGCAGGCAGCATGGGAATCTTCCTCACAATCGCATCGTGGGGACGTTTCGCCGACTACGCGGGCAGCGCGGCCGCGATGTTTTGGTCGATGCTCGGCCACGCCGTCTGCGCCCTCCTGTGTATGGCGCTCGTGCCGGGCGCGGCATGGACCAAGGTCGCGCTATGGTCCGTTTTTGTCGTTGCCAGCGTGTTCAACGCCGCGTTCAACGTTGCCGCGAACCGCGCGATGCTCGGTTACATCTGCGCGCAGCGCCGCGTCGTCTACTCGAACATTTGGAGTATCGGCACGTCACTCGCCATCGGGATTACGCCGATCGCGGCTGGGTACCTCATCGACCATCTTCACGGCGTGGGGTTCTACGCATGCTTCTCCCTGGCGGCGTTATTCAGTGTCGCATGCGGGTTCTTGAGCCGCGTCTTTGTGCGCGAGGCGAATCGCGGCGCCGCGGCCGCACCCATCGCGCAGGCCGAGCCGGCAACCGCGCTAAACCAACCCGCCGGCGCGGCGCCTTCCGCTGCGGACGCGACTCGGCTCGCATCGTGA
- a CDS encoding alpha/beta hydrolase, protein MTSLDAWCAKGKHFDYRGYPIFYVEEGSGEPLVCIHGFPTASWDWAWVWPELTKRFRVIAPDMIGFGFSAKPRAYEYSLRDQATLHEQLLADLGVNAAIILAHDYGDTVAQELLARFEERNAAGADGLRIRGVCFLNGGIIPGEHRPRPMQKLLAGPFGALIGRLTNERTFNRSFSEIFGPNTQPSREELAQFWRLIEHNGGRYVLHKVIRYMRERMQYRDRWVHALQAASVPRRFVNGPEDPVSGRHMAETYARIVPDADVVLIEGIGHYPQVEAPEQVLEAFDSFVTTLR, encoded by the coding sequence ATGACTTCATTGGACGCATGGTGCGCAAAAGGAAAGCATTTTGATTACAGGGGATACCCAATATTCTACGTTGAGGAAGGGTCGGGCGAGCCGCTGGTGTGCATACACGGATTTCCGACCGCCTCGTGGGACTGGGCGTGGGTTTGGCCGGAACTGACGAAGCGCTTTCGGGTCATTGCGCCGGACATGATTGGGTTTGGCTTCTCGGCAAAACCGCGCGCGTACGAGTATTCGCTGCGGGACCAGGCGACGCTGCACGAGCAGTTGTTGGCGGACCTTGGCGTGAACGCTGCAATTATCCTTGCACACGACTATGGGGACACCGTGGCGCAGGAACTGCTCGCGCGGTTTGAAGAGCGAAACGCGGCGGGAGCGGATGGATTGCGCATTCGCGGCGTGTGCTTTCTGAACGGCGGCATCATTCCCGGTGAACACCGGCCGCGGCCCATGCAGAAGCTGCTTGCGGGGCCGTTCGGCGCGCTGATCGGCCGCCTCACGAACGAACGGACCTTTAACAGAAGTTTCTCCGAAATCTTCGGGCCGAACACGCAACCGTCTCGCGAAGAACTGGCCCAGTTTTGGAGGCTGATCGAGCATAACGGCGGGCGTTACGTGTTGCACAAGGTCATTCGATACATGCGCGAGCGCATGCAGTATCGGGACCGGTGGGTCCACGCGCTGCAAGCGGCGAGCGTGCCGCGCCGATTCGTGAACGGGCCGGAAGACCCGGTGTCCGGGCGTCACATGGCGGAGACGTATGCAAGGATTGTCCCAGACGCGGACGTGGTACTGATCGAGGGGATTGGGCACTATCCGCAGGTCGAAGCGCCGGAGCAGGTACTCGAGGCGTTCGATTCATTCGTCACAACGCTGCGGTAA